Genomic segment of Mercurialis annua linkage group LG6, ddMerAnnu1.2, whole genome shotgun sequence:
TACAATTGGCGATTTTACGACGACAGGATTGAAGTTAAATAAGGGCTACAAAGTCGAGATTTTTTATACATTAGGCCTTTGCAAAACgcaaattgaattataaaagCTACAAAACTAATACTCATATTTCTATAAAAcagttatcaaattataaaaaattacaaaataatttttagaatgCAATGTTTTATGGAACGGTTGACGTTTTATTGATGTGGACACCAACTTGTTTATCTGGGTGAGGCAAAACCagtaactattttataaaaaattacagaatAATAACTGTTTTGTAAACATAATATTGTTTAGTAATCATTttatataactttttataattcacaACTCTTTcgtaaaaaattatagtaatcattttataacaattaataatttaataatcgtaaaattttaattcaaagAATCAAACCAACCAAACTGATCTAAAAATCAATCTAATTTACTAACTGGATTTGGTATGgttaaacaaatgaaaattcaCACCCCTGGTGAAGACAATAGCTCGCAAGATACAGGTTCTGAAGTGGGTTAATTTTACTGTAGAATTGAGAAGAGCTAGCCACCTATTAAGATGGTGAAAGGGAATTATATTtggaaatagaaaaaaaaaagggacAATGTTTAAATGTAGGGTAAGAGATGTGCACATGGAAATTGTTAGTAACTAACAATAGAGAACATCAGGCAAGCCTCTTTCGTAATTACGACCTTTGATCTTATAAAATATCCATAAAATATCACCTCTTAAACTACCATAAAAAAGGAGGCAAAAATGTTTATATTACCCACAATTTTATCATATTCGCCAAatatatcatattttaaaaatcgtgtcattttttttttacctaCCGAATATTGCTTACAATGACTTTGGACATAGTGTGGCACGATGCGTgaacatataataataataattcatctTACATAGTATAAAATTGCACCATGTCAGTTTAAAATCAATTGATAATAtacttatcaaaaattaaaaagatgatagtatatatgagatataatacatttaataaaatagttaaatttataaataaatatgaacattttgcataaaattAAAGATCCATTCTAGCTAGCTATTTATGCAACCACCACAACAAGAATAGTGATAATTATGAGATGTGGGTCTAGAAGCTAAACGTCTTGAAAATTTCTCATACTCACTCCATTTGGAATTGAAATActtcttaaaaataaaagatttcaaACAATCGTTGCTTCGAGTGAATATCGAacatgaaaacattaaaatcaaacaaaaaaccGTTCTTTAATATCAAAAAttacatatcaaaatataaagacATAATCCATTCTCAAATCcctatactttttattttttgtttggttcttGGATTAAAGATTCTGAAGGTCACTCAACTTTTGCtaagttacaaaatggtcactgaatttcaaaatgttacaaaatggtATGGTgatcattttgtaacgttttgaaattcaGTGACTATTTTGTAACTTAGCAAAAGTTGAGTGACTCTCAAAATCTAACACTTAATTCTTTCTTAAtctactttatttctttatttatttctatattttcCATCGtcctatataaaatttattatttatttagtttttttaaaagttcattttttatttacgTGGACGAATTAAAGATGAAATCATTATGAAAATTAATTGTAGAAGGATGAAGTaacaaattcttttaaaatgaccaaatgaaaataatgaaaaatacagGAATATGAGGATGGGTTGATGGTTCTATCAAATATGATTctcaaaattaatgaaattttaatatgaaatttaacAAATACTTttgtcaaaaataattaaaaatagatgtAAATCGCAATTTTGATGGTCTAAATGATTGAATATTGCCCAAAATGCCATAGACATTATGAGTAAGTCGATATCGATTGTTTGTccgtttttataaaaatactcatAAATTGCCTAAATCGCTTATCTCAAACTTAAACATACGAGACTGCatctatgtaattttttttatcacttttatatTCAGTAAACAATATAAAGatcaaaagttttattttttccctaattaatatgtataattatcttaattaaattaagtcTTTCACATTTCAATACAAAATTCTATAAAAAGGTagtcattaatatattatttatatatttaatagaaTTGTAAAAaacttatattaaaaatataaataaataaataaattttaacaaatttaattatgtttttcaaAAGTTTATGTGTTTGTCCCGTGGCAGCCACTTGAGGAGTAAGAGGAGAAATTACCTCCCTTCACTTTTGCaatacataattaaattaatttaactaatacTTTTTATATAGTTGATCTCTTTGATTTGTAAGTCAAAATTTTGCCCTTTTTATTCTGAATTTCTAGCTACGCCCTGCAAGAAACCAAATAGCATGAGGGGGATGAGTTATATCTAtactatctatactatatataaaagtacggatggggggggaacaggcaaatttactgaataatccttttcatttaaaactaaataaaggttttatagtcattaactaattagttatttaattaatcactattgtaattaaagtcctaattaaaataggtagttaaattatctccaatttagtttttaatatgtaaaaataactaaattgtctccaaattagtaggaatacctatcttttagcttgattgaactataaaattaaaatactgtatttggtcaatatattattatttaaatttctattttattatttttaaagatattattaataaaattaagttaattatttaattatagttattataaaaccaaaagaagaataaatacagtatggaaaaaaaatttaataaccgaatatgttatatttatttttataaaaattcttaaataatttaatattaattataaataaaaaattgatataattataataaatttactaatatgtatattgacgagttacgttacgagccacgtgcatagcacgtaatgcgaaactagtatatataaaagcacggatggagggacaggcaaatttactgaataatccttttcagtttactactaaataaaggttttatagtcattaactaattagttatttaattaatcactattgtaattaaagtcctaattagaataggtagctaaattatctccaatttagttaatatataaaaaataactaaattatctccaaattagtaggaatacctatcttttagtttgattgaactacaaaattaaaatactatatttggtcaatataatattatttaaatttttatcttattatttttaatgatattattaataaaattaaattaattatttaattatggttattataaaaccaaatttttatcttattatttttaatgatattattaataaaattaagttaattatttaattatggctATGACGATGAGGATCGATTGGTGAAATTCCATAGGTCAATCTTGTTATCGTAATTAGATGGTAATGCGAATGATGGCTTTAGAGTTGGCAACTGAAATTCATGGTAGGTTTGGTTTATGGTGGGGTTACAGTAGGCCAATGAGGGCTCAACGAAACACCCAAACTGCCTTGAAGTTTCGGTTTCGGTTTGACCATTTAGTTGTGAAGCGACCAGACGGTCAAGGGCTGCCCAGTGGATTAAACCAGAGTCAGCTAAATATGAGTTAGCGGGTTCGACCATTGAACTCACCTGGTTCGATATTAAAGCTTCATTACTGCTGCTGGAGTTTGGGCTCTCTAAGCTTGGAAGTTTCATGAATTTATCATTTTCTTCTTTGCATGCCTTCTCCATGTTCTGAAGTATTTGACCTAAAGTTCCTTCGTTGCAAGAACTGGACATCTGGGTCCTTGCTTCTGCAATAATAATATTAGAGGGTGAATTTAAAGGACTATCTAGGGTTTTATGGTGATTTTTCTTCTTGAATATACGGCAAATGACCCATCCATCTTCTTGTGCTACCTCTCCCATAACGTTGCAACCCTTCAACAtctattaaataatcaaataattagtgTCAAACTTAGTTAtgcttattaaataagaattaaattattaactaatCATTGTCTGCTTACATTTGTTTCAACAATGTTGTCATCAAGACGATACTCATGCATAATCCAATCAGATTTTTGGCCATGTGGGGCTCGACCTGCATAGAAAACCAGAGTCTTCCTCATTCCAATCCTCTTGCCATTGCCGTAAATCACCTTATCACGCCCCGTAGCCTTCCAAAACCCCGCAGCAGTCGCGCGATTTGTCCGCGAGCCTGTCGGATATTTCTTGTCCTTATGGCTAAAGAAATACCAGTCGTTTTGCTGAGTAGTTCCAATTTGGCACCTCTCTGCaaaatcaataataattatTCCATTTGCTTAGCCAcacaaactatatatatacatactagtttcgcattacgtgctacgcacgtggctcgtaatgtgatttgtcaattttcatattaattaaatttattataattaatattaataacaatttaattatagaaataaatatagtacttcaatttgttaatttttaaaatcaattgacgttaatattttttatttataattccttatatttattagatttattacaattatatcaattttttataattaacattaaattagttataatctaaaaaaatatttttattagattaagactattatttatattaattaattatactaataaataaatagtaataagtataatattatattatttaactaacagcaataattaaaattatagtttatttaaaatagtttgtCTTGGTTAGTATTTTTGAtaggaaaaataaatcaaatacatTAAGGGGTAAAGGTTAATTGTTTATCACGTACTTATCAACTATAGCGTTAATTAGGTTGGGTAAAGAATATTCTTAGTAGTTGTACTATATATGTTTGAACCACCTCCATAAATATTAAACTTTTACGTTCATAGATTCATGCcttaaatcaaatttatatcaaatataaactcttattaaaattattctcttatttgattatataaatagttttattTCATTGGAGTAACACTTACTCTTTGGCTCAACTTAAAATTCTTGTGGAAGTCAGAGTCATTACTTCCGTTTTTTAACTATtgactttatattttaactttataaGTAATTATGTAATTACCAGAAAACCTCTAATTAACTAATGAAGTAgtcataaattaaaaaggacAATTAGGTAAAAGTGCctgtccccccatccgtgcttttatatatagtactagtttttcgccacgtgctacgcacgtgagcgacacttatatgacccgttatacttattaaatattaattaaataatttttattttcaaaaatttaatttttttacttatttttaagttataacTCGTGggttatatttatatgacccgttatatacatcaaatataattaaattattaaacataacattttattttttaatcgattgttaaaatattgtgaaattaaatattttttaatttttatatatctcAAATCTATATGCATAAGTAAATTGTATAATAATTAagagtttaaatttaataataaaaatattcatgTAATTAAGCTCATCCAAAATTCATTAAGTTAGTTTTAGTGGATTTTTCAAAAACATTGTAATCTTGATCATCatactttattaatttatttccgCTAATTTCCGCTTAATGTGGATAACTATCTTAATATGGTGtcaaaaaaaaactatcttaatgtgaattttttttgtttgaatatATAAGCAATTATATGTTCATATTGGACTCttgttatataataaaaaaacggAGGCTTATGCTACTATATTTTATGCAGTATGGACGGTTATCCAATTGAAATGAAAACTCCTAATAATTTGACATTTTCTAATgacttaattttataatttttaatataaattatatttttaattaaatatattattataattttgtatgTTCCTCCCTTCACATATTGCCCATGTGCTATGCATGTGAGCGACAttcatatgacccgttatatataaatgttaattaaattgttaaataatattaatatgacccgttaatatattaaatataattaaatatttaaattaaaacaataaagttATGCtactcaaaattaaatataattgaatGTTGATTGTTGATTGTTGTTAATTTGTCAAATTGAATTAATCATGTCCATATCCATTGGGCTATGTAAAATTATTgaagtaatatttataaaaaaataatttattaaatttaaccaTGTAACTGATTACTTTCACGAGAATATGAATTGATTGGCCGTTGTTAATTATAGATAGTACATAGTGCTATTTGTTCACTAATTAGTGTTTGAAATTGACACAAATGTCAATTACTGTTATGGAGTTTGCTCCTATCTTTAATACTCTCTAATATCTAAATGAGTAAGTTGACTAAATTATACTAAAATCAAACTCTTAcagattgaattatttttatttttacgggTAAAAAAGTAATTCTAAGTCAATTACAATTCCATCAAGAGCTAATTTCTATATTATTACCTTAACAATTTTTAcattcgtaatttttttaattattgaaggcTAATAttgtaaatttgcctgtccctcCCCCTTCACTCTTATAgaatagttatatatatatatatatatatatatatatatataagtaacAGCATGACCAACCTTGAATATCCCATGGCTCAAGCTTATTAAGATCCACATCACGAATTACATCTAAATCAATTTTCTCAAAAGATACCTTCTTCTTCAAGTAATAATGCAAAAGCTCCTTTTCTGTAGGGTGAAATCGAAAGCCGGGAGGCACCTTTGATCGCCCATTTACAGAAATACTCATGTTTTCTGGCATTTAATTAAGAGAGAGATGAGTGAGGAAATTTAGgttcaagtatatatattagtattattGTGATCTTTAATAATGAGGCTATGTCGTACAGTATTCATACCAAAGTGAGTTCTTATAATATGGTTAGCTATTTGTATATAAAACAAGTGTGGGGCTTAAAAGGACAAAGATGcgtacagtcgaccctctaataattaatatacacggtggattaaaaatttattaattattagaattattaatttattgaatattaaataagaCGTAATATTGAAGttggttttataaaattttattaattattagaattattaatttattgagtattaattattagagggtctactgtatattaaattttttcttttctcaaagatatatttaaattagaaaagaGTATAATTAATTTCCATGTGGACACTAATTGTCTGATTTATTTACATTTTGAATAATATGGAGACAACGGTGTgctaaaatcaaaccaaaccgacgaattcaatttggtttgatttgatatttaattatttttattttttcattcgattcgacattaaaaataaaaatgttcgattaaatttaatataattgaattaaaagatCGGGTCAAATATTTTTGTGATTATCAAACTTTAACTATTTTGCGGTTAtcaaattataactattttGCAAAAGGCTTAATATTCCAAATTCGATTCggcattaaaaatgaaaatgttcgattaaatttaatataattgaattaaaagaccgggtcaaatatttttgtgattatcaaactttaaatattttgcggttatcaaattataactattttGCAAAAGGCTTAATGTTCCAAAAATTATCGACCTTTCACCACCTTTCAGTTTTATCTTAACGTTGTAAAATTGCCAACTGTATCCAAATCCACACCTTTGGGTGTCAATTGTATTCAATTTTGTAAATTGGATtgttttccattcaaaaaaaaattcaaaaaaactcTCACCAATGATGTATTTGaacttttcatttaaaaaattgaaaataaatgacttatttaaatctttttcaataaaaaaagagGTCAAATAAGTACTt
This window contains:
- the LOC126688169 gene encoding NAC domain-containing protein 43 is translated as MPENMSISVNGRSKVPPGFRFHPTEKELLHYYLKKKVSFEKIDLDVIRDVDLNKLEPWDIQERCQIGTTQQNDWYFFSHKDKKYPTGSRTNRATAAGFWKATGRDKVIYGNGKRIGMRKTLVFYAGRAPHGQKSDWIMHEYRLDDNIVETNMLKGCNVMGEVAQEDGWVICRIFKKKNHHKTLDSPLNSPSNIIIAEARTQMSSSCNEGTLGQILQNMEKACKEENDKFMKLPSLESPNSSSSNEALISNQVSSMVEPANSYLADSGLIHWAALDRLVASQLNGQTETETSRQFGCFVEPSLAYCNPTINQTYHEFQLPTLKPSFALPSNYDNKIDLWNFTNRSSSS